The sequence below is a genomic window from Rhodococcus sp. 4CII.
TTCCGCCGAGCCCTCGGTGCGCAGCGGTCGACGGAGCCGCGGGCTGACGTCGACGTCGGCGCCCCACCGGGCGGCGCACGCCCGCCGATACGGCTGTTCGAACACATGGAGCAACATGAACCGGGTGGCGGGACCGACCTTGCGCACGGTGACGTCGTAGTCTTCCCGGTCGACGCCGTCGACGATCCAGTGAGCTTCGATCCCCAGCTCGCGCTTGGTCTTCGAGGCGACGAACACCCGCTGTTCCACGTCGTCCCACTGACGGCGAGTCAGGGTTCGGGCGACGACCGGCATCATCTCGTCCTCCTCACGCTGCAGATGCGGCAGCAGAACCCGTTCGAGAGCGGTGAGGGCATCCGAAAGGTCTTCTCGGGCATCCGGATGCGCACGATATTCGATCGCCGCGGCGGTAACCCGCTCCATCTCGCGGTCGATTCGCGCATGGTCGGTCTCCATCGCGTCGAGAAGTGCCCCGGCGCCCGGGTTCAACTTTCGGACCAGCGGCCACAGCCCGCGGTCCTCACCGCTGTGGTGCAGGTGCAGGAAATGCATCATCCACACCAGATGATCGGCGAGGGCGACCCGTTGGCGCTGCGCGGGCGGAGGTGCTGTGCGCAATACCGGTGCAGCGCGAGCGAGATCGCGGCGCAGCGCGTTGTGCACGATGCGCATGATGCGCGTGTCGGCGGGAGGGGGAGTGTCGGTTGTCATGACCTACTCCAGACAATGGTGCCCTGGTGTCACACCGGGCGGTCGAGGATTTCTTCGATGCGGTCTATCAGCCATGACTCGTAGCGGACACGACTCCACCCGCATTCGTCCACGAGCAGGGCGTAGACCTGGTCGTGGGTCTGGAGCCACAGTTCGTCGACCTGACCTGGGTGGGCGGGAC
It includes:
- a CDS encoding hemerythrin domain-containing protein, translated to MTTDTPPPADTRIMRIVHNALRRDLARAAPVLRTAPPPAQRQRVALADHLVWMMHFLHLHHSGEDRGLWPLVRKLNPGAGALLDAMETDHARIDREMERVTAAAIEYRAHPDAREDLSDALTALERVLLPHLQREEDEMMPVVARTLTRRQWDDVEQRVFVASKTKRELGIEAHWIVDGVDREDYDVTVRKVGPATRFMLLHVFEQPYRRACAARWGADVDVSPRLRRPLRTEGSAELWIGVPARPLYDAVADVTRISERSPECRSCAWLPGRSPGTVGARFRGHNRAHHARWSRVCEVTAADPGEKFEFHTVSDRRNPLYHDSTTWSYTFRADGDGTLVTHAYRIDVLPYRPLLSLYTRLQPQHQDMRPQMRQNLEALRRQARDGTLVSGSAAPGPSSRTGRRVRRRDRSGPRRYWSRGASTRTGA